GCAAGGCGAGAGCGTCTGCCCACGTCGAAAGCTTGTCGATCTCCCAGAGATTCGGCGAACGAACGACGAGCGCCGTGACCAGGTCGGCCGTGGCGCGAGAGGCTACCTATCAGGGCGGCCTGTCTGCGTCGGAGGCGCCCGCTAAGGTCCACAGATGGGAGGCCCCTGGCTTTTGGAAACTGCACTCTCTGCGCCGCGAGCCCCCCGTGTAACGTTTGGTCACACCGTGCCACCACGGAGCCGGCTTCCAGGAGATCAAGGAGCCGTAACGACCTCGAGTCTTCGGCGCGATTGCGAATAGCAAGCGAAGTCGCCGGAGACGGCAGGCGGACGAGCGACTCCCAACATTCATCCGCCGATCTGAATGGGTCGAAAGACGTTCCCAAATGAACGACGTGATCCAAAACGAACTTCGTCGCGTCCAGGGTTCACCGGAGAGGTCGGTGACGTCGCCCGAGGAGCTCGCGCCCTATCTCGCACTCGCCGCCGCCGACATCGCCCGGCTCGTCCTATGCCTCATCGTCGAGGACGAGCTGCGGCGGCGCCTCGCCCTTTTCCGCCCCGAGGACACGCTCGCGCAGCCAGTCCAGCGCCTCGAAAAACTCGGCGTCTGAAGGCCGCGTATAGTGCTTCTCGGACATACCTTTGGGCGAGTCGGCGAGGAAGTAGGTGGTGTAGAACTTGTATTGCGGATGTTCCCCGAGCAGCGTCGATCCGGTCTTCCGCAAGTGCTTCATGCTCAGCCGGATCTTCCCTCCCATGACCTCGGCGAGGCGGTTCCAACCCGACTGGATCGCGTCGTAGCGACGCATCTTGCCGCCCTCCATCCAGTATTTGACCATCGGCTTCCCGCGCTCCGTGGTCAACGCCAGGTCGCCCTCGCCGCGGTGCCGCTTCAGCAGATCGAACGTCTCGGGCCAGAGCTTGTAAGCGACCACCGGCCCCTTGCGTTCGCGGGTCTTGCTGCGGGCGCGGGTGATCACGCCCGCTTTCCAGTCCACCTCGCTTTGCTTGAGTTCGGCCACGTCGTTCTGGTACATGCCGCACTGAACCATGAGCAGCAGGCAGAGCCGCATGCGTTCGGGGGCGGCGGCCAGCAGCGCCCGGACCTCCTCGACGGCGAAGACCTCGATCTCGGCCGCGACCGAATGATTGAACTTGAACCGCCTGTCGCGGATGTTCCCGGGCAGCGGGATGAGCTTCCGAGCCGCCAGCCGGGTGATGAACTGGCGGGCGGTCATCAGGAGGGTGTGGGCGTAGGCGGGGGAGTAGGCGGCCGCCCTGATCTTCTCGGTGAGGTGGCTGAAGAACGCCTCCAGCTTGTCTTCGTCGACGGCGTCGACGGACGTCTGCGGGCCGATCCACGCGACGAAGGTGCCGATATTGCGACAGTACGCGTCGAACCGCCCCTCGGAGAGCTGCCCGGCGTGGCACGAATCGCGGAGCAGATTCTTCCAGTTCTCGACCTGGACGCCGATCGTCCGTTCCGGGGCCGCGTCGTCCATTCCGGCGAGCATGCCGCCGGCCTTGGCCTTCAGCCCGTCGTAGGAGCCGACGCCCAGCAGCGCCTCGACGGCCTCCCTGCGGGCCTGGTCGTCCAGCTTGGCGAAGTCGTCGACCAGGTTCTTCACCCGCACCGCCTGGGCGACGCGGTCGTCCTCGGAGGGGGCGTCGACGAGCGCCTGCTCCCGTTCCCACCACTCGTTGGCGGCCTTCCAGGAGGCTTCCTTGGTCTCCGGGACGCCGAGCTGCTTGCAGGAGACAGAGTACCACTTACCCTTCACGCACTTGCGCCAGCGGCGCGCGGACGGGTACCAGGTCATGCGATATCGGCTCGGCATGTCGCCCTCCGTTTAGCCAGGAATGCCGTATAGGGGATGATACGAACGGAGGGAGTTCGCATCAACGGCTTGGCTAAGATTCCTGGCTAAGATCGGGCGGCTCGGCTAAGGAATCGGCGCGGGCGGGATTTTTTTGATTCGGCGTAAATCGCGGCTTCCGAAGGCTTTATGGTCGATCAAAATATGCAGATTGGATCAACCCATGCATTTCCAGTGCCGCACCTTCGGCCTCTCGGCCACCTCTCCAATGCTCTCAACACCTAACCAGATCAGAGGCTTACGTCAACCGAGAGACGCCTCCTTTCTGTCAAAGCCTCTTATCGTCTAAGGTCTGTCAAACCTTGGTCCGGTGGCTTGGAAATGAGGACACCCGAGCGGGCGGCGAATTGTCAAAGGCAGCATCCCGGCTTCCCTGCCGCAATGCGGGTGGACCGATAAGTCTCCGCGCTTCTCGTTGTACAACAATTGCTGACCACATTAGAATACGCGGCGAGACGACTTGGCCGACCTTGACGAGGGATGCGTGATGGCACCGGAACCTCCTTGCATCGGGACCATGCCTCGACGAGCGTTCCTGAGAGCCTCGCTCACGGGGTTCTCAGCGCTGGGGATTTCCGACCTGCTGCGGCTGCAAGCGGCGGGGGCGTCGACGGCTGGGGCGAAAGGCCCGGCGATGATCGTCGTCTGGCTGTGGGGCGGCCCCAGCCACATGGAGACCTTCGATCTCAAGCCCGACGCCCCGGAAGCCTATCGCGGCCTCTTCCGCCCGATCCCGACGAGCGTCCCCGGCATCGAGATCAGCGAGAAGCTGCCGAGGATCGCCTCGATCGCCGATAAGTGCGCGATCATCCGGTCGATCACCCACGACAGCCCCGGCCACGCCAACAGCACGCACACCGTCCTGACCGGCTACGTCGGCGACGTTGTGGAGACGGCCCCGTTCACGCCCAAGTATCCCTACGTCTTCAACGCCGCCAACAAGTTTCTCCCCGAGCCCTCGGGGCTGCCGAAATGGGTCGCGATGCCCAGCC
This genomic window from Paludisphaera rhizosphaerae contains:
- a CDS encoding tyrosine-type recombinase/integrase, giving the protein MPSRYRMTWYPSARRWRKCVKGKWYSVSCKQLGVPETKEASWKAANEWWEREQALVDAPSEDDRVAQAVRVKNLVDDFAKLDDQARREAVEALLGVGSYDGLKAKAGGMLAGMDDAAPERTIGVQVENWKNLLRDSCHAGQLSEGRFDAYCRNIGTFVAWIGPQTSVDAVDEDKLEAFFSHLTEKIRAAAYSPAYAHTLLMTARQFITRLAARKLIPLPGNIRDRRFKFNHSVAAEIEVFAVEEVRALLAAAPERMRLCLLLMVQCGMYQNDVAELKQSEVDWKAGVITRARSKTRERKGPVVAYKLWPETFDLLKRHRGEGDLALTTERGKPMVKYWMEGGKMRRYDAIQSGWNRLAEVMGGKIRLSMKHLRKTGSTLLGEHPQYKFYTTYFLADSPKGMSEKHYTRPSDAEFFEALDWLRERVLGAEKGEAPPQLVLDDEA